The following proteins are encoded in a genomic region of Hydrogenimonas thermophila:
- a CDS encoding NifS family cysteine desulfurase — MKVYLDNNATTIVDPEVKAAMDPYFTQIYGNPNSLHDFGTECHPALRKAMDQMYEAIGARDEDDIVVTSCATESNNWVLKGVYFDLIKNGDKDHIITTEVEHPSVTATCRWLEEQGVRVTYLPVNQDGVVEAHTVRDFITDKTALVSIMWANNETGAIFPVEEISEICKEKGVLFHTDGVQAIGKIPVDVIRAGVDFMSFSAHKFHGPKGVGGLYIRNGHPLTSLLHGGEHMGGRRSGTLNVPGIVGMGKAMELATYYLKFEEEHVRKLRDKLEDAILEIPDTYSVGPRENRTPNTILVSVRGVEGEAMLWDLNRAGIAASTGSACASEDLEANPIMVAVGADSELAHTAVRLSLSRFTTEEEIDYTIEQFKKAVERLRSISSSYAYMPDNMKDKQ; from the coding sequence ATGAAAGTCTATCTTGACAATAATGCAACAACAATTGTTGACCCTGAAGTAAAGGCGGCAATGGATCCTTACTTTACACAAATTTATGGAAATCCAAATTCACTTCATGATTTTGGAACCGAATGCCATCCGGCTTTGCGTAAAGCTATGGATCAAATGTATGAAGCAATTGGTGCACGTGATGAAGATGACATCGTTGTCACCTCTTGTGCTACTGAGTCAAACAACTGGGTGCTTAAAGGTGTCTATTTTGACCTTATCAAAAATGGCGATAAAGACCATATTATTACAACTGAAGTTGAGCACCCTTCAGTAACTGCAACTTGCAGATGGCTGGAAGAGCAAGGTGTTAGAGTTACATATTTACCTGTAAATCAAGATGGTGTAGTTGAAGCACATACTGTTCGTGACTTCATTACCGATAAAACTGCCCTAGTATCTATTATGTGGGCAAACAATGAGACAGGAGCAATTTTCCCTGTGGAAGAGATCTCTGAAATATGTAAAGAGAAAGGGGTTCTTTTCCATACTGACGGCGTTCAGGCAATTGGTAAAATTCCTGTTGATGTTATTAGAGCCGGTGTTGATTTTATGAGCTTTTCGGCACACAAATTTCACGGACCAAAAGGTGTAGGTGGTCTATATATCAGAAATGGTCATCCACTTACATCACTTTTACATGGTGGTGAACACATGGGTGGTCGCCGTTCTGGTACTTTAAATGTACCTGGTATAGTAGGTATGGGTAAAGCTATGGAGCTTGCTACATATTACCTGAAGTTTGAAGAAGAGCATGTTCGAAAATTACGTGATAAACTAGAAGATGCTATTTTGGAAATTCCAGATACTTACAGTGTAGGACCACGTGAAAACAGAACACCAAACACCATACTTGTATCTGTAAGAGGTGTTGAAGGTGAAGCGATGCTTTGGGATCTTAACCGTGCAGGTATTGCGGCAAGTACAGGAAGTGCTTGTGCGAGTGAAGATCTTGAGGCAAATCCAATTATGGTTGCAGTTGGAGCAGACAGTGAGTTAGCCCATACTGCAGTACGTTTGAGTCTTAGTAGGTTCACAACAGAAGAAGAGATCGATTACACAATAGAACAATTTAAAAAGGCTGTTGAACGCTTACGATCTATTTCAAGTTCGTATGCATATATGCCTGATAATATGAAAGACAAACAGTAA
- a CDS encoding MJ1477/TM1410 family putative glycoside hydrolase codes for MIRILAILFFPLILFSQSFLYQLQNLDINETANSNFNLVVTSYSKDGSLDEAYTIDELQKLHDTNKTVLSYMSIGEAGDYEYYFDQSWLDADGNPSPTAPEWLGHLNPNWPGDYKIRYWYDEWFEDFLKPYLDRIIDNGFDGVYLDIIDAYEYWADRDNYTNYGGIETLLPNDPIDDENRSAYLMIELVKKISDYAKSKKPGFLIYPQNGAAIINYDANGSYFDAIDGLGIESLFYVRDNKAIENTERVKLVKKFLDNGKNVIVTDYVDDGSGFKGENRKRILDFIKLCKDNGFTPYAADINQTLERINPIAKGLAAHLDTITQPLFRKFNIGIGSGQGIDFEAVDGSKVWLNVVDLMTPADLNISYYNNIKDYNLTLFEKIQSRLINADSLTLWIVKGWQESWFNKAKLQTLLDHNKTIIFNYWYFGDTIGGDNAIDLILAGKDEYLEDASRLGRFIADLNGTVAVVMEPEFNKASITDSAENSILFASILKEAMKRIRAQKSDVLLSICPMDTGIRSSLTSYGGYKRDSLGDKNEWSRFLPVIDELKDELDFITIQEMVGQFTKDSSKFPSDELISYTKDQLGLKDLPKRIENFSSFLNERYYLPVLLGYITLPETGWRDLNGNNLYDDGELIEDLWLDESVALYHRLKRNAKSLYEHGLFGFSPMALFDDPDHDLGGYQFFSENEYHIGIIATDATNGVAGTPRSAHITLKGLNGISILDILYSDQPYLFLDGGWNLVGLPEIADLSQFSAVWGYKNSEWFANINGFSASELESYGIHQLDTIEPHRGYWVLTDKAMLIPYDTNRSNIDDCLESTGWSLCSHIETEDIERSDLSFIWKYDRGSWKQRNSSNILYDSFDYIENIYLDEGVWIRK; via the coding sequence ATGATTAGAATTTTAGCTATTTTATTTTTTCCTCTAATTCTTTTTAGTCAATCTTTTCTGTATCAATTGCAAAATTTAGATATTAATGAGACTGCAAATAGCAATTTTAACCTTGTAGTTACAAGTTACTCAAAAGATGGTTCACTTGATGAAGCTTATACGATAGATGAACTTCAAAAACTTCACGATACCAATAAAACTGTACTCTCATATATGAGTATAGGAGAAGCGGGTGATTATGAATACTACTTTGATCAATCTTGGCTTGATGCTGATGGGAATCCTTCACCTACAGCACCTGAATGGCTTGGACATCTCAATCCCAACTGGCCTGGAGATTACAAAATAAGATATTGGTATGATGAATGGTTTGAAGATTTTCTTAAGCCATATCTTGATCGAATAATCGATAATGGATTTGACGGAGTATATCTTGACATAATAGATGCCTATGAATATTGGGCAGATAGAGATAACTATACCAATTATGGTGGCATAGAGACTCTCCTTCCAAATGATCCTATAGATGATGAAAACCGTTCAGCCTATTTAATGATTGAACTTGTAAAAAAGATAAGTGACTATGCAAAATCTAAAAAGCCTGGTTTTCTCATTTATCCTCAAAATGGTGCTGCTATTATAAACTATGATGCAAATGGAAGCTATTTTGATGCTATTGATGGTTTAGGTATAGAAAGCCTTTTTTATGTAAGAGACAATAAAGCTATAGAAAATACAGAAAGAGTTAAATTAGTTAAAAAGTTTCTTGATAATGGAAAAAATGTCATAGTAACTGACTATGTAGATGATGGAAGCGGATTTAAAGGAGAAAACAGAAAGAGGATTTTAGATTTTATCAAGCTATGTAAAGATAATGGATTCACTCCTTATGCTGCTGATATAAACCAAACTTTGGAAAGAATCAATCCTATAGCTAAAGGTTTAGCTGCTCATTTAGATACCATTACCCAGCCTCTTTTTAGAAAATTTAATATAGGTATAGGCTCAGGACAGGGCATAGATTTTGAAGCAGTTGATGGTTCAAAAGTTTGGCTAAATGTAGTAGACTTGATGACACCAGCTGATCTAAATATAAGTTACTATAATAATATTAAAGACTATAATCTTACCTTGTTTGAAAAGATTCAAAGCAGACTTATAAATGCCGACTCTTTAACATTATGGATAGTAAAAGGGTGGCAGGAGAGCTGGTTTAATAAAGCAAAATTGCAAACACTTCTTGATCATAACAAAACAATAATATTTAACTACTGGTACTTTGGAGATACCATTGGCGGAGATAATGCCATAGATCTTATTTTAGCAGGGAAAGATGAATATCTTGAAGATGCTTCACGCTTAGGTAGATTTATAGCTGATCTTAACGGAACAGTAGCAGTTGTAATGGAGCCTGAGTTCAATAAAGCTTCCATAACTGATTCTGCTGAAAACTCTATTTTGTTTGCATCTATATTAAAAGAGGCTATGAAGAGAATTAGAGCCCAAAAGAGTGATGTACTTCTATCTATTTGCCCAATGGATACAGGTATTAGAAGCAGTTTAACAAGTTATGGAGGCTATAAACGAGACTCATTGGGAGACAAAAATGAGTGGAGCCGTTTTTTGCCTGTTATAGATGAACTTAAAGATGAACTAGATTTTATTACAATTCAGGAGATGGTAGGACAGTTTACAAAAGATTCATCAAAGTTTCCTTCAGATGAGCTGATAAGTTATACAAAAGATCAGCTTGGATTAAAAGATTTACCAAAACGCATAGAAAATTTCAGCTCATTTTTAAATGAGCGTTACTATTTGCCAGTATTGCTTGGTTATATAACTCTTCCTGAAACAGGATGGAGAGATTTAAATGGAAATAACCTCTATGATGATGGTGAACTGATAGAGGATTTGTGGCTTGATGAAAGTGTAGCACTTTACCATCGTCTTAAACGAAATGCAAAATCTCTCTATGAGCATGGACTTTTTGGATTCTCTCCAATGGCACTCTTTGATGATCCTGACCATGATCTTGGAGGGTACCAGTTTTTTAGTGAAAATGAGTATCATATAGGAATTATCGCTACTGATGCAACAAATGGTGTGGCAGGTACTCCAAGAAGTGCTCATATAACGCTAAAAGGATTAAATGGCATATCTATACTCGATATCCTTTACAGTGATCAGCCATATCTGTTTTTAGATGGTGGCTGGAATCTTGTAGGACTTCCTGAAATAGCTGATTTATCTCAATTTAGTGCAGTTTGGGGATATAAAAATTCAGAGTGGTTTGCAAATATTAATGGATTTAGTGCAAGCGAATTGGAAAGTTATGGTATTCACCAACTTGATACAATTGAACCTCATAGAGGATACTGGGTATTAACTGATAAAGCTATGTTGATTCCTTATGATACCAACAGATCTAATATAGATGACTGTCTTGAATCAACAGGATGGAGCTTATGTTCTCATATTGAAACAGAAGATATTGAAAGGTCAGATTTAAGTTTTATATGGAAATATGATCGTGGGTCTTGGAAACAGCGAAACAGTTCTAATATTTTATATGACAGTTTTGACTATATAGAAAATATATATCTTGATGAAGGAGTTTGGATAAGAAAGTAA
- a CDS encoding SulP family inorganic anion transporter — translation MFAQLLKAYSGHSVKNDVLSGAVVAIALVPEAIAFSLIAGVSPLVGLYTAFLLGLITALFGGKPGMISGATGSVAVVMVSLVATHGVEYLFFATVLTGLLQVAFGLMKLAKFIRLVPQPAILGFVNGLAIIIALAQLPMFEGEGPVMYFLVFATMATMVILPKITKAVPAGLVAIIVLSIITIIFDLDTKRVADLGNIAGDLPSFHWPDVPLSLETLKIVLPYAFIMAAVGLIESLLTLSVLDEMSGEKGNANKEAVALGAGNATCGVFGGMAGCAMIGQSIINYTSGGRGRLSGATAAILLILFVVSLSEYIGQIPIAVLVGIMFMVSVETFEWASMDRLRRMPKTDAFILITVTIVTIFTDLAMAVIIGVIISALVFAWQHARVYTRTYTEGKRKIYEFDGPLFFGSVQGFLDQFDVANDPDEVVMDFKRTRVMDSSGVEAIDKITKRYEDANKKLTIRHLSDDCKKLLKAAGKYCTYEEDDPTYKVAVNHEEYQKVY, via the coding sequence ATGTTTGCACAACTTCTAAAAGCCTATAGTGGGCATAGTGTTAAGAATGATGTTCTTTCTGGTGCTGTCGTTGCAATTGCACTTGTTCCGGAAGCAATAGCCTTCTCATTAATAGCAGGAGTTTCTCCTCTTGTTGGGCTATATACAGCTTTTTTGTTGGGGCTTATTACGGCACTTTTTGGCGGAAAGCCGGGTATGATAAGCGGTGCAACAGGAAGTGTTGCTGTTGTTATGGTCTCTCTTGTAGCTACACATGGTGTTGAGTATCTCTTTTTTGCAACAGTATTGACAGGCTTACTGCAGGTTGCTTTTGGATTGATGAAGCTTGCAAAGTTTATTCGTCTTGTTCCACAACCTGCAATTTTGGGATTTGTAAATGGTCTTGCCATTATTATTGCTTTAGCGCAGTTGCCAATGTTTGAAGGTGAAGGACCTGTTATGTACTTCTTGGTATTTGCAACTATGGCTACAATGGTAATTTTGCCTAAAATTACAAAAGCAGTACCTGCAGGTTTGGTGGCAATTATTGTGCTTAGTATTATTACTATTATATTTGATCTAGATACAAAGCGTGTTGCAGATCTTGGAAATATTGCCGGAGATCTTCCAAGCTTTCACTGGCCTGATGTACCTTTAAGCCTTGAGACTCTTAAAATTGTATTGCCTTATGCATTTATAATGGCAGCGGTAGGATTAATAGAGTCTCTTTTGACACTATCTGTTCTTGATGAGATGAGTGGAGAGAAGGGTAATGCAAACAAAGAGGCAGTTGCACTTGGTGCAGGTAATGCGACTTGTGGAGTTTTTGGCGGTATGGCAGGTTGTGCGATGATAGGGCAGAGTATCATCAACTACACATCTGGCGGGCGTGGACGACTCTCTGGTGCTACGGCAGCAATTTTGCTTATTCTTTTTGTTGTCTCTTTAAGTGAGTATATTGGACAGATTCCTATTGCAGTATTGGTTGGTATTATGTTTATGGTTAGTGTAGAGACATTTGAGTGGGCAAGTATGGATAGATTACGTAGAATGCCTAAAACAGATGCTTTTATTCTTATTACTGTTACGATAGTTACAATTTTTACAGATTTGGCTATGGCAGTAATCATTGGTGTAATCATTTCAGCTCTTGTTTTTGCTTGGCAGCATGCAAGAGTTTATACTAGAACATATACTGAGGGTAAGCGAAAAATCTATGAGTTTGATGGTCCACTCTTCTTTGGTTCTGTACAGGGATTTTTAGATCAGTTTGATGTAGCAAATGACCCTGATGAGGTTGTAATGGACTTTAAACGTACCAGAGTTATGGACTCAAGTGGTGTTGAGGCTATTGACAAGATTACAAAGCGTTATGAGGATGCAAACAAAAAATTGACAATACGTCATTTAAGTGATGATTGTAAAAAACTTCTTAAAGCAGCAGGAAAATACTGTACATATGAAGAGGATGATCCAACCTATAAAGTTGCAGTCAACCATGAAGAGTATCAAAAGGTGTACTGA
- a CDS encoding cation:proton antiporter — MQPHDFFLILLLILLSARIFAELFQKLAIPPVLGELLAGIILGPSLLGWVEPSSTIKLLAEIGIILLLFEVGIDTDINKLKQSGWNAAIIAIGGFLIPFILGAWVSYTIFNLSLVVSLFVGGTITATSIGITIRVLNDLKKRQSKEGEIVLGAAVLDDIFGVVLLAILYEFSKSNTVDLMNAGKVFIFIISFFIVAPIAAKTMALLIQKYDSHQNRPGLIPTAIFSLVLFFAWLAHQVGAPEIIGGFAAGLALSRRFFLPFGIAMHENQAFAAKIENQIRPIVYLFTPIFFVTVGLSMDLTQIAWSEPKVWVFGGIILLVSVIGKMFIPFFLHTLPMKKRLIIGLSMIPRGEVGLIFAEIGRIGNIFDNEIYAALILVIILTTLVPPFFIKMVYGKETGD; from the coding sequence ATGCAACCTCATGATTTCTTTTTAATTCTTTTACTGATTCTGCTGAGTGCTCGTATCTTTGCAGAACTATTTCAAAAACTTGCAATTCCTCCCGTTCTTGGTGAGCTACTTGCAGGTATTATTTTAGGACCATCTTTATTGGGATGGGTTGAACCAAGTAGTACTATAAAACTACTTGCAGAAATTGGAATTATACTATTACTCTTTGAAGTTGGTATTGATACTGATATCAATAAACTTAAACAGAGTGGTTGGAATGCAGCTATTATAGCAATAGGAGGCTTTCTAATCCCTTTTATACTTGGGGCCTGGGTTAGCTACACTATTTTTAATCTCTCTCTTGTTGTTTCCCTCTTTGTAGGTGGTACAATTACAGCCACTAGTATTGGAATTACAATAAGAGTATTAAATGACTTAAAAAAACGTCAAAGCAAAGAGGGAGAAATTGTACTGGGTGCCGCTGTATTAGATGATATTTTTGGTGTTGTTTTGCTGGCTATTCTTTACGAGTTTTCCAAAAGCAATACAGTTGATCTAATGAATGCAGGTAAAGTTTTTATATTCATTATCTCATTTTTTATTGTTGCACCTATTGCTGCAAAGACTATGGCTCTGCTCATTCAAAAATATGACAGCCATCAAAATCGTCCAGGTCTTATTCCTACAGCTATTTTTTCGCTTGTTCTGTTTTTTGCATGGTTGGCTCATCAAGTTGGAGCACCTGAAATAATTGGCGGATTTGCTGCAGGTCTTGCACTGTCACGAAGATTTTTCCTGCCTTTTGGTATCGCAATGCATGAAAACCAAGCTTTTGCAGCCAAAATAGAAAATCAAATTCGTCCTATTGTTTACCTTTTTACACCTATCTTTTTTGTTACTGTTGGTCTCTCAATGGATCTTACTCAAATTGCCTGGAGCGAACCAAAAGTATGGGTATTTGGTGGAATCATCTTGCTAGTTTCAGTAATTGGGAAGATGTTCATTCCTTTTTTCCTTCATACATTACCTATGAAAAAACGCCTTATTATTGGACTTTCAATGATCCCACGCGGAGAAGTAGGACTAATCTTTGCAGAAATTGGTCGCATAGGAAATATTTTTGATAATGAAATATATGCGGCACTGATTCTTGTTATTATATTGACAACACTGGTACCACCTTTTTTTATTAAAATGGTATATGGAAAGGAAACTGGAGATTAA
- a CDS encoding heme-binding domain-containing protein — protein MSVGKTLGVIFVIGFIVMQLIPVERSNPKTDPALEIKAPADVKEVFKRSCYDCHSNETKWPWYSNIAPIKWFIARDVHVGRQWLNFSEWESYDEEKKKKLKEMIFTAVGLAMPLGMYVKAHPEAKLSAKDREIIRSWTGLTPEDVMNNPKRRLY, from the coding sequence ATGTCGGTAGGTAAAACGCTTGGGGTTATATTTGTTATTGGTTTTATTGTAATGCAGCTTATTCCTGTTGAGCGCAGCAATCCAAAAACAGACCCAGCATTGGAGATAAAAGCACCGGCTGATGTTAAAGAGGTTTTTAAACGCTCTTGTTATGATTGTCACTCAAATGAAACAAAATGGCCATGGTACAGTAATATTGCTCCCATTAAATGGTTTATTGCTCGAGATGTTCATGTTGGTCGTCAATGGCTCAACTTCAGTGAGTGGGAGAGTTATGATGAAGAGAAGAAAAAGAAATTAAAAGAGATGATTTTTACAGCAGTTGGGCTTGCAATGCCGCTTGGTATGTATGTAAAGGCTCATCCGGAAGCAAAGCTCTCTGCAAAAGATCGTGAGATTATTCGCAGTTGGACAGGTTTAACTCCTGAAGATGTTATGAATAATCCAAAAAGGCGGCTTTATTGA
- a CDS encoding ribonucleoside triphosphate reductase produces MLKEILKRDGSKEPFAPYKIEDAIKAAFKSQNTQYDNTIFFNVLERLKSKRIAAVEDIQDMIEQELFKARYFEVMRAFMIYRHTHKMQREHVYGLTEDTTFISSTETIEEYIGKSDWRINANSNTGYSHAGLINNTAGKVIANYWLDKVYSKAEGYAHRNGDYHIHDLDCLSGYCAGWSLRVLLDEGFNGVRGRVESRPPNHFREALGQMANFLGILQSEWAGAQAFSSFDTYLAPYVFKDKLEYTEIKKAIRSFIYNLNVPARWGQSPFTNITIDWTVPKDLQDQIPTRNQQHLFKGVDDEELICIAKERDPSIKSLEELCYKHFQREMNLINRAYYEVMTEGDSTGQPFTFPIPTVNITEDFDWYGENTDILFENTAKIGSSYFQNFIGSQYIKDENGNLIPNEEAYKPGHVRSMCCRLQLDLRELLKRGGGLFGSAEMTGSIGVVTINMARLGYLYKGDKKALLARLEELMDMASSTLEKKRVFIKELYDRGLFPYTKRYLPGFNNHFSTIGVNGMNEMIRNFTNDKDNIATQSGQEFAIEVLDFMREKLKFYQEKTGNLYNLEATPAEGTTYRFAKEDKKRYPDIIQAGEGEYIYYTNSSQIPVDWTEDPFEALELQDELQCKYTGGTVLHLYMRERISSAEACRNLVKKVITNFRLPYITVTPLFSVCPKHGYIPGEHEYCPKCDEELLAQYEEVKDAS; encoded by the coding sequence ATACTAAAAGAGATACTAAAACGTGACGGCTCTAAAGAACCTTTTGCCCCTTATAAAATAGAAGATGCTATAAAAGCAGCCTTTAAAAGCCAAAATACACAATATGACAATACCATTTTCTTTAATGTTTTAGAGCGCTTGAAAAGTAAACGGATTGCTGCGGTAGAAGATATTCAAGATATGATCGAACAGGAGCTTTTTAAAGCTCGTTATTTTGAAGTTATGCGTGCTTTTATGATCTATCGTCATACTCATAAAATGCAAAGAGAGCATGTTTATGGGCTTACAGAAGATACAACTTTTATAAGCTCGACTGAAACAATAGAAGAGTATATAGGCAAAAGTGACTGGCGAATAAATGCAAACTCAAATACAGGCTACTCTCATGCAGGACTTATAAACAATACAGCAGGAAAAGTAATTGCCAACTATTGGTTAGACAAGGTTTACTCTAAAGCTGAAGGTTATGCTCATAGAAATGGAGACTACCATATTCACGACTTAGATTGCCTAAGCGGTTATTGTGCCGGATGGAGTTTAAGGGTATTGCTTGATGAAGGGTTTAATGGTGTAAGAGGGCGTGTTGAGAGTCGTCCTCCAAACCATTTTAGAGAAGCTTTGGGACAAATGGCAAATTTTTTGGGAATTTTGCAAAGTGAGTGGGCAGGTGCACAGGCTTTCAGTTCGTTTGACACATACCTTGCTCCATATGTTTTTAAAGATAAACTTGAATATACTGAGATAAAAAAAGCGATTCGCAGTTTTATTTATAACCTAAATGTTCCTGCTAGATGGGGGCAATCTCCATTTACAAATATAACGATCGACTGGACAGTTCCTAAAGATTTGCAAGATCAGATCCCAACACGAAATCAGCAGCATCTTTTTAAAGGTGTAGATGATGAAGAGCTAATTTGCATAGCAAAAGAGCGTGATCCTTCTATTAAGTCGCTTGAAGAGTTGTGCTATAAACATTTTCAAAGAGAGATGAATCTCATCAATCGTGCCTATTATGAGGTAATGACAGAGGGTGACAGTACAGGTCAGCCTTTTACCTTTCCTATTCCTACTGTCAATATTACAGAAGATTTTGACTGGTATGGAGAGAATACCGATATACTTTTTGAAAATACTGCAAAAATAGGCTCATCATACTTTCAAAACTTCATTGGAAGTCAGTATATTAAAGATGAAAACGGCAATCTCATTCCCAACGAAGAGGCATACAAGCCAGGGCATGTTAGAAGTATGTGTTGCAGGCTTCAGTTAGATCTGCGTGAACTTTTAAAAAGAGGTGGTGGTCTTTTTGGAAGTGCCGAGATGACAGGCAGTATAGGTGTTGTTACAATAAATATGGCACGTCTTGGTTATCTCTATAAGGGAGATAAAAAGGCTCTTCTTGCTCGTTTGGAAGAGCTTATGGATATGGCATCATCAACGCTGGAGAAAAAGAGAGTATTTATTAAAGAGCTTTATGACCGTGGATTGTTTCCTTATACAAAGCGATATTTGCCAGGGTTTAACAACCACTTTTCTACTATTGGTGTTAATGGTATGAATGAAATGATTCGTAATTTTACTAACGATAAAGACAATATAGCAACACAAAGTGGTCAAGAGTTTGCTATTGAGGTTTTAGATTTTATGCGTGAAAAACTAAAGTTTTATCAGGAAAAGACAGGTAATTTATATAACTTGGAAGCAACTCCTGCAGAAGGAACAACCTACCGCTTTGCCAAAGAAGATAAAAAACGGTATCCAGATATCATTCAAGCAGGTGAAGGAGAATATATCTACTACACTAACTCTTCTCAAATTCCTGTTGATTGGACTGAAGATCCTTTTGAAGCTCTTGAATTGCAAGATGAATTGCAGTGTAAATATACAGGTGGAACAGTATTGCATCTCTATATGAGAGAGCGAATAAGCTCTGCAGAAGCATGTCGCAATCTAGTTAAAAAGGTTATTACCAACTTTAGATTGCCTTACATTACTGTGACACCTCTCTTTTCTGTCTGTCCAAAGCATGGATATATACCAGGAGAACATGAGTATTGTCCAAAATGTGATGAAGAGTTATTAGCTCAATATGAGGAGGTAAAAGATGCATCATAG
- the nrdD gene encoding anaerobic ribonucleoside-triphosphate reductase, producing the protein MHHREDILKELESKRTKCIVYTRVMGYHRPVESFNIGKKGEHRQRKKFIER; encoded by the coding sequence ATGCATCATAGAGAAGATATATTAAAAGAGTTGGAGTCTAAACGTACTAAGTGTATTGTTTATACACGAGTTATGGGTTATCATAGGCCGGTAGAGAGCTTTAATATTGGTAAAAAAGGTGAACATCGCCAAAGGAAAAAATTCATTGAACGATAA
- a CDS encoding anaerobic ribonucleoside-triphosphate reductase activating protein yields the protein MNDKIIYDITPFTHIDYPDKLAAIVWFCGCNMRCIYCYNSDIVFSQAGEYTSNDLFAFLKKRVNLLDGVVLSGGEPTLHNLAPLCKEIKSMGFSIKLDTNGLNPDRVKELVEMELVDYIALDFKARNGKFGYITGSSRFNKFSETLSFLIRKNFNFEVRTTVHPDLLQPEDINKMMEDLKSYGYKGTYYLQSFIKTENNIGDIGESAVDFDRTKLSNILPTKWR from the coding sequence TTGAACGATAAAATCATTTACGATATTACACCATTTACGCATATTGACTATCCAGATAAACTTGCAGCAATTGTATGGTTTTGTGGATGCAATATGCGCTGTATCTACTGCTATAACAGTGATATAGTTTTTTCACAAGCTGGTGAGTATACAAGTAATGATCTTTTTGCTTTTTTGAAAAAAAGGGTTAATTTGCTTGATGGCGTTGTGTTAAGCGGTGGAGAGCCGACTTTGCATAATCTTGCTCCATTATGCAAAGAGATTAAAAGTATGGGGTTTTCAATCAAGCTTGATACAAATGGACTTAATCCCGATCGTGTTAAAGAGCTTGTTGAGATGGAGCTTGTAGATTATATAGCTCTTGATTTTAAAGCAAGAAATGGAAAGTTTGGTTATATAACTGGTTCAAGTAGATTTAATAAATTTTCTGAAACATTAAGTTTCTTAATAAGAAAAAATTTTAATTTTGAGGTTAGAACAACAGTACATCCAGATTTACTGCAACCAGAAGATATAAACAAAATGATGGAAGATTTAAAATCTTATGGATATAAAGGTACTTACTATCTTCAAAGTTTTATAAAAACTGAGAATAATATAGGTGATATTGGAGAGTCAGCAGTTGATTTTGATAGAACAAAACTTTCTAATATTTTACCAACTAAATGGCGTTAA
- a CDS encoding response regulator transcription factor, giving the protein MRQCYSTLSKLKVLLVEDENRLAELLKSAIGDYFSKFEIAYDGISGLKYFRKLKPDIVITDITMPKMTGLELAEKIKKEQPETPIIILSAYSDKEKLLGAIDVGVVKYFIKPFDPEDLLDYLCILADTIKQKNHIKLKAPFTYDLQSKQLFKKGILVHLSNREREFIFQLLNSPNYTLSNDSIKKTLWPEEDASDERLRTFIRRIRQKSDKELIKNVSGQGYVLNMEDE; this is encoded by the coding sequence ATGAGACAGTGCTACTCAACATTATCGAAACTAAAAGTGCTTCTTGTAGAAGATGAAAATAGACTTGCAGAACTCCTTAAGTCAGCAATTGGAGACTATTTTTCAAAGTTTGAAATTGCATATGACGGTATTTCAGGATTGAAGTATTTCAGAAAACTAAAACCAGATATTGTCATTACAGATATTACTATGCCTAAAATGACAGGTCTTGAACTGGCAGAAAAAATTAAAAAAGAGCAGCCTGAAACTCCTATCATCATTTTAAGTGCCTACAGTGATAAAGAGAAGCTTTTGGGAGCAATTGATGTTGGTGTAGTAAAATATTTTATTAAACCATTTGATCCTGAAGATCTTCTTGACTATCTCTGTATATTAGCAGATACAATAAAACAAAAAAACCATATTAAATTAAAGGCACCCTTTACATACGATTTACAGAGCAAACAACTTTTTAAAAAAGGGATTTTAGTACATTTAAGCAATAGAGAAAGAGAGTTTATATTTCAACTTTTAAATAGTCCAAACTATACTCTTTCAAATGATAGTATTAAAAAAACTCTTTGGCCAGAAGAAGATGCAAGTGATGAACGCTTACGAACTTTTATAAGAAGAATCAGACAAAAAAGCGATAAAGAGTTAATCAAAAATGTATCTGGACAAGGTTATGTTTTAAATATGGAAGATGAATAA